In Planctomycetota bacterium, a genomic segment contains:
- a CDS encoding glycosyltransferase translates to MTDKLPMIAVIATNASTPDILWRTLESLGRADLPAGWRGVWVVENGGTHRAVDAVVSAPDRLKVRHLPTPDRGKCRALNQAAKWAAAMMPGALMVLLDDDVRVDTGTLTAYADAASARPANAFFGGPTDVDYERDVPVWLLDYLPVSARGWSHGGGPVTEPVFLGFNWAAYAKDILAVGGFDESRGPGSGTATLGDEGDMQQRLLDAGNTAHYVQAAKVWHWVPADKCTPDWALERNYQQGLEAGRQVGPNERLPLWLRRRQLVAALRKLAAPIFGANAAFAAEHKARFNAGLADGMRLASR, encoded by the coding sequence ATGACGGACAAGCTTCCGATGATCGCCGTGATCGCGACCAACGCGTCGACGCCGGACATTCTCTGGCGAACGCTCGAGTCGTTGGGCCGGGCTGATCTACCAGCGGGCTGGCGCGGCGTGTGGGTCGTCGAGAACGGCGGCACGCATCGTGCGGTGGATGCGGTGGTCTCGGCCCCGGACCGGTTGAAAGTGCGGCACCTGCCCACGCCTGATCGCGGCAAGTGTCGGGCCTTGAACCAAGCCGCCAAGTGGGCCGCCGCGATGATGCCCGGTGCGTTGATGGTCTTGCTTGACGACGATGTCCGTGTCGACACGGGCACGCTGACCGCGTACGCCGATGCGGCGTCGGCCCGTCCCGCCAACGCTTTCTTCGGCGGGCCGACCGACGTCGACTACGAACGCGACGTGCCGGTCTGGTTGCTCGACTACCTGCCGGTGTCGGCGCGGGGTTGGAGTCATGGCGGCGGTCCGGTCACCGAGCCCGTGTTTCTCGGCTTCAACTGGGCCGCCTACGCCAAAGACATTCTCGCCGTCGGCGGGTTCGACGAATCACGCGGCCCCGGTTCGGGCACGGCCACTCTCGGCGACGAAGGCGACATGCAGCAACGTCTGCTCGATGCCGGCAACACTGCCCACTACGTGCAAGCGGCGAAAGTCTGGCACTGGGTACCCGCCGACAAGTGCACGCCCGACTGGGCGCTGGAACGCAACTACCAGCAGGGCCTCGAAGCCGGTCGACAGGTCGGACCCAACGAACGACTGCCGCTCTGGCTCCGGCGTCGGCAACTCGTCGCCGCCCTGCGCAAGCTCGCCGCG